Within the Nitrosococcus wardiae genome, the region CGGCGGGAAACCCTAATGACCGGAACTTTGCGGGCGAAACCAGAGCAAATAGCCGTGCTGGCGGGAAACACTTGGACGCCGCTGATTACGGCAATTTTTACCCTTTTATTTTTTATCGGGTTTCTGGCTCAGATCTATTGGTTCGCAGCAATAGGTTTAGCCCTAGCTTTGACAGCATTGCTTTTTTGGGCTTGGCAAGGCGGCGACAAATCCCATGAGGCCACCCTTGAAGCAGGCTGTGGTTATCATTTGCCGATCCATTTTTCCTGTCAGCAGTCACCCGGTTGGTGGGGCATGCTAATCACATTGGTGGTCAATATAGCGCTGTTCGGATCTTTGATATTCGCCTACTTTTATTTATGGACTGTCTCGCCTGCTTGGCCGCCAGCAGGATATCGTGATATTGATCTGCTGCTCCCGTCAATCGGTATGGCAATGCTATTAGCTAGTGGAGGAGCAATTTACTGGGGCGGAGCCGAAAACCGCATCAGGCACCCTAGACATAATAAACGAATGCGCTTCAGTTATATTGCTGGGATAGTGCTGGCAATGGGGTTTATTGGACTACAAACGATAGCATTACTGCTCAGTGATATTTCCGCTAAAAGCCATGCTTATGGGGCATTGCTTTATACGATATCCGGTTTTCAAATAATCTACGTCTTCATTGCCATCCTGATGGCAGGATTTGTGGTGTTGCGATCCTATTTTGGCTATATCGATCAACACCGCCCGGTCGAGTCTAGTGTCACCGCAACCTTTTGGTACTACATGATCTTGCAGTGGCTTGCCGGCTTTGCCACTATTCACCTGTTTCCGTTCCTGGTTGGTGAGGGCTGAAAATGCGCAACCCGCTGAAAAGCGATCACTTACTCAGCATGGTCAGTGCGGCTATTATTTGGATAATACACTTTCTCTTGTCCTATGGAATCGTTTCTTTAGCCTGCGCTTATGGCTATGCGCGGTCACGTCTACTGGGTCTCAATTCGGTGATGCTCGGTATCGGTTTTACGACAGTTGTTGCGCTTATACTCCTTATCTATACAGCGGCTATCAATTACCGCAAATGGCGCCATGAACTCAATTTGTCTGCTTCTGATATAAGCCCAAGTCCCTTTATTGCGCTAAATTCCATGCTCCTTTGCGGTCTCTCTATTATTGCTGTACTTTGGGTCGCCCTTCCTTCGCTGATGCTACCGCCATGCGCTACCTAGTCCGCCTTTCTGCAATCGTAATCACTTATATGAGTGTGGCTTTACCTAATGCGATAGCTCACACTGACACTAATCTCCTATCAACACAGGAATGGACATTCGATCCTTGGGTATGGTTGCCCATCTCAATAGGAAGCTTGTGGTATTTCAAAGGCAGCTGGATGCTACGCAAAAAACGCTCTTCCATCCGGGCCAACCATCTCCGCTTACTCACCACCTTTGGCGTTGCTCTTATCATTTTATTCTTCGCGCTAATCTGGCCACTGGATAAGCTTAGTACAGTGAGTTTTGCAGCGCATATGATACAACACATGCTACTGATCGTTATAGCCGCCCCACTGCTCATCTTAGCTGAGCCGTCAGTAGCATTGATTATGGCCCTACCCCAAGCCTGGCGGCGGTCTTTTTCGGCCCTCCATGCGAGGCTACGTAGAATCCGACGGATTTTTCTTCTGCCACAAACCACCTTTACCGTTCATGCTGCAATTATCTGGATATGGCATGCACCGCTGTTATTTGAATTAGCTTTACACTGGCAATGGATGCATGCAATCGAGCACTTTACCCTCTTTGGGAGCGCGCTGTGGTTTTGGACATCACTGAAACGCGCTGGTCGCCGAAGCGATGACGGCTATGGTGTAGGAGCACTGTGGATCTTAGCGATGCTAATTCACACGGGGTTACTTGGCGCATTAATTACATTTGCACGACAGCCACTTTACGTTCACTATGCCACCAGCGATTCTCTTTTATTCTCATTAACCCCGCTCGAAGATCAACAGCTGGCCGGACTATTAATGTGGATTCCAGTCGGCATTTGCTACCTCCTTGCTGGAATCCTATTTGCTTTGGCTTGGCTAAAAAGCGCCGAAGATGAAGATAAGCAGCTATTCTATTAAATGGTAAATGGCGATGGGCAGGGGGTAAGCAGAGTGAAGCCCAGGCAGTGTCTCTTATTAACGGCTCATGCTATTGCCCAACTCCGGGAAGACAATAAGCCTTCCCAGCCCCTTTCCCCCGAAGAATTCCAAACCCCCGAGAGCGAGGAAAAACGGAAATAAAGTTTGTGAAATCCTACTGGTAGGGTTTACCCAGGTGGGGTATATCCCTATAGAATAACCCATGGGAAGGAAATATATTTTATATGAAAGGTTTAAAGATAGCCTCCTAAACCGCCCGCCCCTGAGGCGGAAATATTATGGCAATTTGCCATCTCCCTTTAGCCCGGTCCCCTACCGGGCTATTTTTTTTATGCCATGGCTTCGTGTTCTTTGGTGTTATACCCGGCTTGCTCCTGTACACTACAGGGTATAGAGATAAGCTAATAGATCCTCTTTCTCCTGAAGTGTCAAATCCAACTGCAAGACCAGATTAAAGAACTCCACAGTATCCGCTAAAGTCAAAAGCCGGCCATCGGCTAAATAGGGGGGTGAGTCCTTAATACCACGTAAGGTGAACGTCTTAATGGGACCATTAGGCACATTATATTGATCATTGATCCTTTCCGCTTTATAGAACCGCCCTAGATGAAGGTCGTGCATCTGATTATCTAAGAAATTGGGCGGCACATGACAAGTACTGCATTTACCTTTACCAAAAAAGACTCTTTCACCCCGCAATTCCTCTTCAGAGGCTTGTTCAGATATTAGGCGACCCGTTGCATCTAATTTAGGTGCAGGCGGAAAATCAAACATATTCTGCATTTGGGCCATCATCGAGACCTGGTCCGTGCGGTCAGGCAAATGAACGCCTTTTTTAGCCGCAGTCACATGATCACCATCAAAATAGGCAGTGCGTTGTTCAAACTCGGTAAAATCTTCCACCGAGCGCAAGGATCGTTTGGAGCCGTGGATCTGCTGATTAAACATACCCCGTAAACTCACCGTATCAATCCGAAACCGCTTCTCTTGGGGCCGGGTATCCGGATTGAGATGGAAGGCCGCATTGGTATGTCCGTTGACATGACAATCCAAACAGGTAACACCCAAACTAGGCTCTTTGACCTTCCGGTCTTCCGTCTGGTTAAATTGTTGTTGCGGGAAAGGAGTGAGCAATAACCGCAAACCTTCCATTTGAACCGGGGTTATCAATCCATTCATAATGCGGTAGTAATTTTTGATTGTCAGCACTTCCCCCTGAGAAACGTCTCCCAACTCAGGATGGGTGCTTAAATAGATGGGCGGAGGAAACTCAGGTAAGAAATGTTCAGGCAGATCAAATTCCACATCGAAGCGGAAGAGATCCCGGCTTTCCGCTTTTTGAATGGCCTCAATTTGGTTGGGAGGAAATACCTGACCACCCGGATTATGCTTGGCATGGGGAAGCGTTCGAAAGCCTTTGGGAAATAGATCCTGTTGCTTAATCTCCGCTGGCGTCATTTCAGAGAGTTGCTCCCAAGTGACCCCTTCAGGCAATTTCACGCGAACGCCTTCTTGTACGGGCTTACCCCCCGACATGGTGATTGTCGTTGAGGGCCGATCCTGAAGATCATAGCGTCTCTCCAATAACGCTTGTTGACGCTCCATGATTTTAGGCTTATCTGCTAAATCCTGCTTTCTCACTTCATCAAAATCTTTTTCTATAGCCACCGGCATATAAATCGTCGGTTGCTTAGCGGACGCCAAGATCCCACCGCATCCAAGCAGTACCAGACCCAACGCTACCGCTATTCCCTGGGGACGCGGGATAGATTTTCTTCTTTCCATCATTGTTCCTCTAATCATTATTCTCTGACTTACTCTTGATAGGCGACAAGGCCTTTTA harbors:
- a CDS encoding cytochrome c oxidase assembly protein; protein product: MSVALPNAIAHTDTNLLSTQEWTFDPWVWLPISIGSLWYFKGSWMLRKKRSSIRANHLRLLTTFGVALIILFFALIWPLDKLSTVSFAAHMIQHMLLIVIAAPLLILAEPSVALIMALPQAWRRSFSALHARLRRIRRIFLLPQTTFTVHAAIIWIWHAPLLFELALHWQWMHAIEHFTLFGSALWFWTSLKRAGRRSDDGYGVGALWILAMLIHTGLLGALITFARQPLYVHYATSDSLLFSLTPLEDQQLAGLLMWIPVGICYLLAGILFALAWLKSAEDEDKQLFY
- a CDS encoding cytochrome B6, which encodes MMERRKSIPRPQGIAVALGLVLLGCGGILASAKQPTIYMPVAIEKDFDEVRKQDLADKPKIMERQQALLERRYDLQDRPSTTITMSGGKPVQEGVRVKLPEGVTWEQLSEMTPAEIKQQDLFPKGFRTLPHAKHNPGGQVFPPNQIEAIQKAESRDLFRFDVEFDLPEHFLPEFPPPIYLSTHPELGDVSQGEVLTIKNYYRIMNGLITPVQMEGLRLLLTPFPQQQFNQTEDRKVKEPSLGVTCLDCHVNGHTNAAFHLNPDTRPQEKRFRIDTVSLRGMFNQQIHGSKRSLRSVEDFTEFEQRTAYFDGDHVTAAKKGVHLPDRTDQVSMMAQMQNMFDFPPAPKLDATGRLISEQASEEELRGERVFFGKGKCSTCHVPPNFLDNQMHDLHLGRFYKAERINDQYNVPNGPIKTFTLRGIKDSPPYLADGRLLTLADTVEFFNLVLQLDLTLQEKEDLLAYLYTL